A window from Citrobacter amalonaticus encodes these proteins:
- the deaD gene encoding ATP-dependent RNA helicase DeaD — protein MAEFETTFADLGLKAPILEALNDLGYEKPSPIQAECIPHLLGGRDVLGMAQTGSGKTAAFSLPLLNNLDPELKAPQILVLAPTRELAVQVAEAMTDFSKHMRGVNVVALYGGQRYDVQLRALRQGPQIVVGTPGRLLDHLKRGTLDLSRLSGLVLDEADEMLRMGFIEDVETIMAQIPEGHQTALFSATMPEAIRRITRRFMKEPQEVRIQSSVTTRPDISQSYWTVWGMRKNEALVRFLEAEDFDAAIIFVRTKNATLEVAEALERSGYNSAALNGDMNQALREQTLERLKDGRLDILIATDVAARGLDVERISLVVNYDIPMDSESYVHRIGRTGRAGRAGRALLFVENRERRLLRNIERTMKLTIPEVELPNAELLGKRRLEKFAAKVQQQLESSDLDQYRALLAKLQPTAEDEELDIETLAAALLKMAQGERPLILPPDAPMRPKREFRDRDDRGPRDRNDRGPRGDREDRPRRERRDVGDMQLYRIEVGRDDGVEVRHIVGAIANEGDISSRYIGNIKLFASHSTIELPKGMPGEVLQHFTRTRILNKPMNMQLLGDAQPHTERRGGGRSFGGERREGGRGFGGERREGGRGDGRRFSGERREGSRAPRREEGSSRRRDA, from the coding sequence TCTGGGTATGGCCCAGACCGGTAGCGGCAAAACGGCAGCGTTCTCTTTACCGCTGCTCAACAATCTTGATCCTGAGCTGAAGGCACCTCAGATTCTGGTGCTGGCCCCGACCCGCGAACTGGCGGTTCAGGTAGCCGAAGCGATGACGGATTTCTCTAAACACATGCGCGGCGTGAACGTGGTTGCCCTGTACGGCGGCCAGCGTTATGACGTGCAGTTACGCGCCCTGCGTCAAGGGCCGCAGATCGTCGTCGGTACGCCGGGTCGTCTGCTTGATCACTTAAAACGCGGTACCCTGGATCTGTCTCGTCTGAGCGGTCTGGTACTGGACGAAGCCGATGAAATGCTGCGTATGGGCTTCATCGAAGACGTTGAAACCATCATGGCGCAGATCCCGGAAGGTCATCAGACCGCTCTGTTCTCTGCCACCATGCCGGAAGCGATTCGTCGCATTACCCGCCGCTTCATGAAAGAGCCGCAGGAAGTGCGCATTCAGTCCAGCGTCACTACCCGTCCGGACATCAGCCAGAGTTACTGGACTGTCTGGGGCATGCGTAAAAACGAAGCGCTGGTGCGTTTCCTGGAAGCGGAAGATTTTGATGCGGCGATTATCTTCGTTCGTACCAAAAACGCGACTCTGGAAGTGGCTGAAGCGCTGGAGCGTAGCGGCTATAACAGCGCCGCGCTGAACGGCGACATGAACCAGGCGCTGCGTGAGCAGACCCTGGAACGTCTGAAAGACGGTCGTCTGGATATCCTGATTGCAACCGACGTTGCGGCCCGTGGCCTGGACGTTGAGCGTATCAGCCTGGTCGTAAACTACGATATCCCAATGGATTCCGAGTCTTACGTTCACCGTATCGGTCGTACCGGTCGTGCGGGTCGTGCAGGCCGTGCGCTGCTGTTCGTTGAGAACCGCGAGCGTCGTCTGCTGCGTAACATTGAACGCACGATGAAGCTGACCATTCCGGAAGTTGAACTGCCGAACGCTGAACTGTTGGGCAAACGTCGTCTGGAAAAATTTGCGGCTAAAGTACAGCAGCAGCTGGAAAGCAGCGATCTGGATCAGTACCGTGCGCTGTTGGCGAAACTGCAGCCGACGGCGGAAGACGAAGAGCTGGATATCGAAACTCTGGCTGCCGCTCTGCTTAAGATGGCGCAGGGCGAACGTCCGCTGATTCTGCCGCCAGATGCGCCGATGCGTCCGAAGCGTGAGTTCCGCGACCGTGACGATCGTGGTCCGCGTGACCGTAACGATCGTGGCCCGCGTGGCGACCGTGAAGACCGTCCGCGTCGTGAACGTCGTGACGTTGGCGATATGCAGCTGTACCGCATTGAAGTGGGCCGTGATGATGGCGTTGAAGTTCGTCATATCGTTGGCGCGATTGCAAACGAAGGCGACATCAGCAGCCGTTACATTGGTAACATCAAGCTGTTCGCTTCGCACTCCACCATCGAACTGCCGAAAGGTATGCCGGGTGAAGTCCTGCAGCACTTTACGCGCACTCGCATCCTGAACAAGCCGATGAACATGCAGCTGCTGGGCGATGCACAGCCGCACACTGAACGTCGTGGCGGTGGTCGTAGCTTTGGTGGCGAGCGTCGTGAAGGTGGTCGTGGCTTCGGCGGTGAGCGTCGTGAAGGTGGTCGTGGTGATGGGCGTCGTTTCAGCGGCGAACGTCGCGAAGGTAGCCGTGCACCACGTCGTGAAGAAGGCTCCAGCCGTCGTCGTGACGCGTAA
- the mtr gene encoding tryptophan permease has translation MATLTTTQTSPSLLGGVVIIGGTIIGAGMFSLPVVMSGAWFFWSMAALVFTWFCMLHSGLMILEANLNYRIGSSFDTITKDLLGKGWNVVNGISIAFVLYILTYAYISASGSILHHTFSEMSLNVPARAAGFGFALLVAFVVWLSTKAVSRMTAIVLGAKVITFFLTFGSLLGHVTPTTLFNVSESHASYTPYLLMTLPFCLASFGYHGNVPSLMKYYGKDPRTIVKCLVYGTLLALVLYSVWLLGTMGNIPRPEFIGIAQKGGNIDVLVQALSGVLNSRSLDLLLVVFSNFAVASSFLGVTLGLFDYLADLFGFDDSALGRFKTALLTFVPPIAGGLLWPNGFLYAIGYAGLAATIWAAIVPALLARKSRQRFGSPKFRVWGGKPMIVLILVFGVGNALVHILSSFNLLPVYQ, from the coding sequence ATGGCAACACTAACCACCACCCAGACATCACCTTCGCTGCTCGGCGGCGTGGTGATCATCGGCGGCACCATTATCGGCGCAGGGATGTTCTCTCTGCCGGTGGTCATGTCCGGGGCGTGGTTTTTCTGGTCAATGGCGGCGCTGGTCTTTACCTGGTTCTGCATGCTGCATTCCGGTTTGATGATCCTCGAAGCCAACCTCAACTATCGTATCGGTTCAAGCTTCGACACCATCACCAAAGATCTGCTGGGCAAAGGCTGGAACGTCGTCAACGGTATTTCTATTGCCTTCGTGCTCTATATCCTGACCTACGCCTATATTTCGGCGAGCGGTTCGATTTTGCACCATACCTTCAGCGAAATGTCGCTGAATGTGCCTGCGCGTGCGGCAGGGTTTGGTTTTGCCCTGTTGGTGGCGTTTGTGGTGTGGTTGAGCACCAAAGCGGTGAGTCGCATGACGGCGATCGTGCTGGGTGCGAAAGTCATTACTTTTTTCCTGACCTTCGGCAGTCTGCTCGGGCACGTCACGCCGACCACGCTGTTTAACGTCTCGGAAAGTCACGCCTCTTATACGCCGTACCTGTTGATGACGCTGCCATTCTGTCTGGCGTCCTTTGGTTACCACGGTAACGTCCCGAGCCTGATGAAATACTACGGCAAAGATCCGCGCACTATTGTGAAGTGCCTGGTCTACGGTACGCTGCTGGCGCTGGTGCTCTACTCCGTCTGGTTGCTGGGAACGATGGGAAACATTCCGCGTCCAGAGTTTATCGGTATCGCGCAGAAGGGCGGCAATATTGATGTGTTGGTTCAGGCGCTAAGCGGCGTGCTGAACAGTCGCAGTCTGGACCTGTTGCTGGTGGTGTTCTCCAACTTTGCGGTGGCGAGTTCATTCCTCGGCGTGACGCTGGGACTGTTTGACTATCTGGCGGATCTGTTTGGTTTCGATGATTCGGCGCTGGGGCGCTTCAAAACGGCGCTGCTTACCTTTGTGCCGCCAATCGCCGGTGGGTTGCTGTGGCCGAACGGTTTCCTGTATGCCATTGGTTATGCAGGACTGGCGGCGACCATCTGGGCCGCGATTGTACCGGCTCTGCTGGCACGTAAATCGCGTCAGCGCTTTGGTAGCCCGAAATTCCGTGTCTGGGGTGGTAAGCCGATGATTGTCCTGATTCTGGTTTTTGGTGTCGGTAACGCGCTGGTACATATCCTGTCGAGCTTTAATTTATTGCCTGTGTACCAGTAA
- a CDS encoding luciferase-like monooxygenase, with amino-acid sequence MTDKTIPFSVLDLAPIPDGSSAKEAFSHSLDLARLAEKRGYHRYWLAEHHNMIGIASAATSVLIGYLAANTRTLHLGSGGVMLPNHSPLVIAEQFGTLNTLYPGRIDLGLGRAPGSDQPTMRALRRHMGGDIDNFPRDVAELVDWFDARDPNPQVRPVPGYGEKIPVWLLGSSLYSAQLAAQLGLPFAFASHFAPDMLFQALHLYRTQFRPSARLEKPYAMVCINIIAADSNRDAEYLFTSMQQAFVKLRRGETGQLPAPIQNMDQFWSPSEQYGVQQALSMSLVGDKTKVRHGLESILRETQADEIMVNGQIFDHQARLHSFDLAMDVKEELVG; translated from the coding sequence ATGACTGACAAAACCATTCCTTTCTCGGTGCTGGATCTGGCACCGATTCCTGACGGATCTTCAGCAAAAGAGGCGTTCTCGCACTCGCTGGATCTCGCCCGCCTCGCGGAAAAACGAGGCTACCACCGCTACTGGCTGGCGGAACACCACAACATGATCGGTATCGCCAGTGCAGCAACGTCGGTACTGATTGGCTATCTGGCCGCCAACACCCGGACTTTGCACCTCGGTTCCGGCGGCGTCATGCTTCCCAATCACTCACCGCTGGTCATTGCCGAGCAGTTCGGTACGTTGAATACGCTCTATCCGGGACGCATTGATCTCGGCCTGGGCCGCGCGCCGGGCAGCGACCAGCCGACAATGCGAGCCCTGCGTCGCCATATGGGCGGCGATATCGATAACTTCCCTCGCGACGTCGCTGAGCTGGTGGACTGGTTTGACGCACGCGATCCAAATCCGCAGGTGCGCCCGGTGCCTGGCTACGGCGAGAAGATCCCGGTCTGGCTGTTAGGTTCCAGCCTCTATAGCGCGCAGTTAGCCGCACAGCTTGGCCTGCCGTTCGCTTTTGCCTCCCACTTCGCACCGGATATGCTGTTCCAGGCGCTGCATCTGTACCGCACGCAGTTCCGGCCATCCGCGCGGCTGGAAAAACCGTATGCAATGGTGTGCATCAACATCATTGCCGCCGACAGTAACCGTGATGCAGAGTATCTTTTCACCTCGATGCAGCAGGCTTTCGTCAAGTTGCGGCGTGGCGAAACGGGCCAACTCCCGGCGCCGATTCAAAATATGGATCAGTTCTGGTCGCCGTCAGAACAGTATGGTGTGCAACAGGCGCTGAGCATGTCGCTGGTGGGTGATAAAACGAAAGTACGCCACGGACTGGAGTCTATTCTGCGTGAAACCCAGGCGGACGAGATCATGGTTAACGGGCAGATTTTTGACCATCAGGCGCGTCTGCACTCGTTTGATCTGGCGATGGATGTGAAAGAAGAGTTGGTGGGGTAG
- a CDS encoding U32 family peptidase, which translates to MKYSLGPVLYYWPKETLEDFYQQAAASSADVIYLGEAVCSKRRATKVGDWLDMAKSLAGSGKQVVLSTLALVQASSELNELKRYVENGDFLLEASDLGVVNMCADRKLPFVAGHALNCYNAVTLRLLLKHGMVRWCMPVELSRDWLVNLLNQCDELGIRQQFEVEVLSYGHLPLAYSARCFTARSEDRPKDECETCCIKYPNGRDVLSQENQQVFVLNGIQTMSGYIYNLGNELTSMQGLVDIVRLSPLGTETFAMLDAFRANETGHAPLPLTAHSDCNGYWKRLAGLELQP; encoded by the coding sequence ATGAAATATTCCTTAGGGCCGGTGCTTTACTACTGGCCGAAAGAGACGCTGGAAGACTTTTATCAGCAGGCCGCTGCCAGCAGCGCGGATGTTATCTATCTCGGTGAAGCGGTGTGCAGCAAACGCCGCGCCACGAAAGTCGGCGACTGGCTGGATATGGCGAAGTCGCTCGCCGGTAGCGGTAAGCAGGTGGTACTTTCAACGCTGGCGCTGGTACAAGCCTCTTCTGAGCTGAATGAGCTGAAGCGTTATGTCGAAAACGGCGACTTTTTGCTGGAGGCCAGCGATCTTGGCGTGGTGAATATGTGCGCCGACCGCAAACTCCCGTTTGTCGCCGGACACGCGCTGAACTGCTACAACGCGGTCACGCTGCGCCTGCTGCTCAAACACGGAATGGTGCGCTGGTGCATGCCGGTAGAACTGTCCCGCGACTGGCTGGTGAACCTGCTCAATCAGTGTGATGAACTGGGGATTCGCCAGCAGTTTGAAGTGGAAGTCCTGAGCTACGGGCATCTGCCGCTGGCTTACTCCGCTCGCTGTTTTACCGCTCGTTCGGAAGACCGGCCGAAAGATGAATGCGAAACCTGCTGCATCAAGTACCCGAATGGCCGCGACGTGCTCTCCCAGGAGAATCAACAGGTGTTCGTCCTCAATGGCATTCAGACCATGAGCGGCTATATCTACAATCTGGGGAACGAATTGACGTCAATGCAGGGACTGGTGGATATTGTGCGTCTGTCACCGCTGGGAACCGAGACATTCGCGATGCTTGACGCCTTCCGCGCCAACGAAACGGGGCACGCGCCGTTGCCGCTTACCGCGCACAGCGATTGCAATGGCTACTGGAAACGGCTGGCGGGTCTCGAACTGCAGCCCTGA
- the ubiU gene encoding ubiquinone anaerobic biosynthesis protein UbiU, with the protein MELLCPAGNLPALKAAIENGADAVYIGLKDDTNARHFAGLNFTEKKLQEAVSFVHQHRRKLHIAINTFAHPDGYARWQRAVDMAAQLGADALILADLAMLEYAAVRYPHIERHVSVQASATNEEAINFYHRNFDVARVVLPRVLSIHQVKQLARVTPVPLEVFAFGSLCIMAEGRCYLSSWLTGESPNTVGACSPARFVRWQQTPQGLESRLNEVLIDRYQDGENAGYPTLCKGRYLVDGERYHALEEPTSLNTLELLPELLAANIASVKIEGRQRSPAYVSQVAKVWRQAIDRCVADPQNYTPQAAWMETLGAMSEGTQTTLGAYHRKWQ; encoded by the coding sequence ATGGAGCTGCTCTGCCCTGCCGGAAATCTCCCGGCGCTTAAGGCGGCCATCGAAAACGGCGCTGATGCTGTTTATATCGGGCTTAAAGATGATACCAACGCCCGCCACTTCGCCGGCCTTAACTTTACCGAGAAGAAATTGCAGGAAGCGGTGAGTTTTGTCCATCAACACCGCCGTAAATTGCACATCGCCATTAACACCTTTGCGCATCCAGATGGTTATGCCCGCTGGCAGCGCGCGGTGGATATGGCCGCGCAACTGGGTGCGGATGCGCTGATCCTTGCCGATCTCGCGATGCTTGAGTATGCCGCAGTTCGTTATCCGCATATTGAGCGCCATGTCTCTGTTCAGGCTTCGGCAACAAATGAAGAAGCGATCAACTTTTATCATCGCAATTTTGACGTTGCCCGCGTCGTCCTGCCACGCGTGCTCTCGATTCATCAGGTGAAACAGCTTGCCCGCGTGACGCCGGTGCCGCTGGAAGTTTTTGCTTTCGGCAGTCTATGCATTATGGCGGAAGGTCGCTGTTATCTCTCGTCCTGGTTAACCGGTGAATCTCCTAATACGGTAGGCGCCTGTTCCCCTGCCCGCTTTGTACGCTGGCAGCAGACACCGCAGGGGCTGGAATCTCGTCTGAATGAAGTGTTGATCGACCGCTATCAGGATGGGGAAAACGCCGGTTATCCGACGCTGTGTAAAGGGCGTTACCTGGTTGACGGTGAGCGTTACCACGCACTGGAAGAACCAACCAGCCTGAACACGCTGGAACTGCTGCCGGAACTACTGGCGGCGAATATTGCCTCGGTGAAAATCGAAGGCCGTCAGCGCAGCCCGGCCTATGTCAGCCAGGTCGCGAAAGTGTGGCGTCAGGCGATCGACCGCTGTGTGGCCGACCCGCAAAACTATACGCCGCAAGCAGCCTGGATGGAGACGCTCGGCGCGATGTCCGAAGGCACTCAGACGACGCTTGGCGCGTATCACCGTAAATGGCAGTGA
- the ubiT gene encoding ubiquinone anaerobic biosynthesis accessory factor UbiT: MLDKLRSRLVHFGPSLMSVPVKLTPFALQRQVLQQVLSWQFRQALADGELEFLEGRWLSITVRDIGLKWYTSVENDKLIVCEDAQADVSFSADASDLLMIAARKQDPDTLFFQRRLVIEGDTELGLYVKNLMDAIDLEQMPKALRVMLLQLADFVEAGMKYSPETKQTSVGEPC, encoded by the coding sequence GTGTTAGATAAGCTGCGTTCACGCTTAGTACATTTCGGTCCGTCTCTGATGAGTGTGCCAGTTAAACTGACGCCCTTTGCACTGCAACGCCAGGTTCTGCAACAGGTCCTGAGCTGGCAGTTTCGCCAGGCCCTGGCAGACGGTGAACTGGAATTCCTGGAAGGCCGTTGGTTAAGCATTACGGTTCGCGATATCGGTCTGAAGTGGTATACCTCGGTCGAGAATGACAAACTGATCGTCTGCGAGGATGCGCAAGCCGACGTGAGTTTTAGCGCTGATGCCAGCGATCTGTTGATGATCGCCGCACGTAAGCAGGATCCGGATACGCTCTTCTTCCAGCGCCGTCTGGTGATCGAAGGGGATACGGAGTTAGGGTTGTATGTGAAAAACCTGATGGATGCCATTGACCTGGAGCAGATGCCCAAAGCGTTGCGTGTTATGCTGCTGCAACTGGCGGATTTTGTTGAGGCGGGCATGAAATACTCGCCAGAAACCAAACAAACATCGGTAGGTGAACCATGCTGA
- a CDS encoding GNAT family N-acetyltransferase — translation MLIRVEIPIDAPGIDALLRRSFESDAEAKLVHDLREDGFLTLGLVATDDEGQVVGYVAFSPVDVQGEDLQWVGMAPLAVDENYRGQGLARQLVYEGLDSLNEFGYAAVVTLGDPALYSRFGFELAAHHDLHCRWPGTESAFQVHRLADDALSGVTGLVEYHDHFNRF, via the coding sequence ATGCTGATTCGAGTAGAAATTCCCATTGACGCCCCCGGCATTGATGCCCTGCTGCGTCGTTCATTCGAAAGCGATGCGGAAGCGAAACTGGTTCACGACCTACGTGAAGATGGTTTTCTGACACTCGGTCTGGTCGCCACCGACGATGAAGGTCAGGTGGTGGGTTATGTGGCATTCAGCCCTGTCGACGTGCAGGGCGAAGATCTGCAGTGGGTTGGTATGGCACCGCTGGCGGTAGACGAAAACTATCGTGGACAAGGTCTGGCCCGCCAACTGGTTTATGAAGGACTGGATTCACTCAATGAATTTGGCTATGCCGCCGTGGTCACCCTGGGCGATCCGGCACTGTACAGCCGTTTTGGTTTCGAACTGGCGGCCCACCACGATCTGCATTGCCGCTGGCCAGGCACGGAAAGTGCGTTCCAGGTGCATCGCTTAGCGGATGATGCACTAAGCGGCGTCACGGGACTGGTCGAGTATCACGATCACTTTAATCGTTTTTAA
- a CDS encoding GIY-YIG nuclease family protein: MTPWYLYLIRTADNALYTGITTDVARRYQQHQCGKGAKALRGKGELTLAFSAPVGDRSLALRAEYRVKRLTKRQKERLVAEGEGFAALLNDLQTPTLKND; the protein is encoded by the coding sequence ATGACACCCTGGTATCTTTATCTGATCCGCACCGCCGACAATGCCCTGTATACCGGGATCACGACCGACGTGGCACGCCGCTACCAGCAGCATCAATGTGGTAAAGGCGCGAAAGCGCTACGGGGGAAAGGGGAACTGACGCTGGCATTTTCCGCGCCGGTTGGCGACCGTTCACTGGCGCTACGCGCAGAATACCGGGTCAAACGCCTCACCAAGCGGCAGAAAGAGCGACTTGTCGCAGAAGGCGAAGGGTTTGCAGCATTACTGAATGACCTGCAAACCCCGACGCTTAAAAACGATTAA
- a CDS encoding YhbP family protein, with product METLTAISRWLAKQHVVTWCVHREGELWCANAFYLFDAKKVAFYLLTEEKTRHAQMSGPRAPVAGTVNGQPKTVALIRGVQFKGEIRQLTGEESDAARQAYLRRFPVARMLSAPVWEIRVDELKFTDNTLGFGKKLVWLRQSGTEDA from the coding sequence ATGGAAACACTCACTGCGATCAGTCGTTGGCTGGCGAAACAACACGTTGTGACCTGGTGCGTGCATCGCGAAGGTGAACTGTGGTGTGCAAATGCGTTTTACCTTTTCGACGCCAAAAAGGTCGCTTTTTATCTGCTGACGGAAGAGAAAACGCGTCATGCGCAGATGTCCGGACCGCGAGCGCCCGTTGCCGGAACGGTAAATGGTCAACCGAAAACGGTCGCATTGATTCGCGGCGTGCAGTTTAAAGGCGAGATTCGTCAACTGACCGGGGAAGAAAGCGACGCGGCACGACAGGCCTATCTTCGCCGCTTCCCGGTTGCCAGAATGCTGTCCGCGCCGGTATGGGAAATCCGCGTGGATGAACTCAAGTTCACCGACAACACCCTGGGTTTTGGCAAAAAATTAGTGTGGTTACGTCAGTCAGGCACCGAGGATGCGTAA
- the yhbO gene encoding protein/nucleic acid deglycase — protein sequence MSKKIAVLITDEFEDSEFTSPAAEFRQAGHEVITIEKQAGKTVKGKKGEASVTIDKAIDEVRPADFDALLLPGGHSPDYLRGDDRFVTFTRDFVNTGKPVFAICHGPQLLISADVIRGRKLTAVKPIIIDVKNAGAEFYDQEVVVDKDQLVTSRTPDDLPAFNREALRILGA from the coding sequence ATGAGTAAGAAGATTGCCGTTTTAATCACTGACGAGTTTGAGGACTCAGAATTCACCTCACCCGCAGCAGAGTTTCGTCAGGCCGGGCATGAGGTTATTACGATTGAAAAACAGGCAGGTAAAACCGTAAAAGGGAAAAAAGGCGAAGCCAGCGTCACGATTGATAAAGCGATTGATGAAGTGCGTCCGGCCGATTTCGATGCGTTGCTGTTACCTGGCGGCCATTCTCCGGATTACCTTCGCGGCGATGACCGTTTCGTCACCTTTACGCGCGATTTCGTGAACACGGGTAAACCGGTCTTCGCCATCTGCCACGGACCACAGTTGCTGATCAGTGCCGATGTGATTCGCGGGCGTAAACTGACCGCCGTTAAACCGATCATTATCGACGTGAAAAACGCCGGTGCAGAATTTTACGATCAGGAAGTGGTGGTAGATAAAGACCAACTGGTGACCAGTCGTACCCCTGACGATCTGCCGGCGTTCAATCGCGAAGCATTACGCATCCTCGGTGCCTGA
- a CDS encoding NAD(P)H-binding protein translates to MSQVLITGATGLVGGHLLRMLLNEPKIHSIAAPTRRPLADMPGVYNPHDPQLTDALAQVTDPIDIVFCCLGTTRREAGSKEAFIHADYTLVVDTALTGLRLGAQHMLVVSSMGANAHSPFFYNRVKGEMEEALIAQDWPTLTIARPSMLLGDRSKQRMNETLFAPLFRLLPGNWKSIEARDVARAMLAEALAPEHDGVTILTSSQLREKAASI, encoded by the coding sequence ATGAGTCAGGTACTGATTACCGGGGCGACCGGGTTGGTTGGCGGACATTTACTGCGGATGTTGCTTAATGAACCGAAGATCCATTCCATTGCCGCGCCAACGCGACGTCCGCTGGCGGATATGCCTGGCGTCTATAATCCCCACGATCCGCAACTGACCGATGCGCTGGCGCAGGTCACCGATCCTATCGATATTGTTTTTTGCTGCCTGGGCACGACCCGCCGTGAAGCGGGCAGTAAAGAGGCGTTTATCCATGCCGACTATACGCTGGTGGTCGACACCGCGTTGACCGGTCTCCGCCTGGGGGCGCAGCATATGCTGGTGGTGAGTTCGATGGGGGCCAATGCCCATTCGCCGTTTTTCTATAACCGCGTAAAAGGGGAAATGGAGGAGGCGCTGATTGCGCAAGATTGGCCAACGCTGACGATTGCGCGTCCGTCGATGCTGCTCGGCGATCGGTCAAAGCAGCGGATGAACGAAACCCTGTTTGCACCGTTGTTCCGGTTGCTGCCGGGCAACTGGAAATCGATTGAGGCGCGGGACGTGGCGCGCGCGATGCTGGCGGAAGCGCTTGCGCCTGAACATGACGGGGTAACAATCCTGACATCGTCTCAACTGCGGGAAAAGGCGGCGTCAATATAG